In one window of Neisseria subflava DNA:
- a CDS encoding tetratricopeptide repeat protein gives MTAAPDILYRQAAALLEQSNTAQALPLLQQAAEQGYTEAAFVLGDHLLQNGHPEQALPWLEAAAAQRHPKALFILLQQREHNGTPTGQLLNDYAWLGEQGHLEAQLILMRYHAQRNDPQSLYWAELAAARYAAPAYYHLARHHQRQGDIETAIEQYEKAAALGVNAACWQLGQIYFYGTGINPNHAQAEQYLKQAAQAGHIAAQILLADLLAAQRKPEALEWYRRAADKEQAEAQAKLAQYALTGELSERDPFQAARYAKAAAEKNHSEALKIMGDLYRYGLGIKADNHIAHDYYHRAAALGSAAAAQKLISDAALYHPQQYEQIKTTALQQQQTETTYRLAEAQANAIGRPADYNAARKNYMEAAEFHHKNAAAALGRIYHYGLGTAQDPRAAAHWYTIAAEQNHPSAQYHLACFYYHGQGVGCHVPTACYWLQAAISNGHTSAESLTSLLEQWRREAHHAIGQKAV, from the coding sequence ATGACCGCCGCTCCTGATATCCTCTACCGGCAAGCCGCCGCCCTTTTGGAACAATCCAATACCGCCCAAGCCCTGCCCCTGCTGCAACAGGCCGCAGAGCAGGGATATACGGAAGCTGCTTTTGTATTGGGCGACCATCTGCTGCAAAACGGTCATCCGGAGCAGGCACTTCCATGGCTGGAAGCCGCCGCGGCCCAACGCCATCCCAAGGCACTCTTTATCCTACTGCAACAACGCGAACACAACGGCACTCCAACCGGACAGCTTCTCAACGACTACGCCTGGCTGGGTGAGCAAGGTCACCTCGAAGCCCAATTAATCCTCATGCGCTACCACGCGCAGCGCAACGATCCACAATCCCTCTACTGGGCGGAGCTTGCCGCTGCCCGATATGCCGCGCCTGCATATTACCATCTGGCACGCCATCATCAACGACAAGGCGACATTGAAACAGCCATTGAACAATACGAAAAAGCGGCCGCGCTCGGCGTGAATGCCGCCTGCTGGCAACTCGGTCAAATTTACTTCTACGGTACAGGTATCAACCCAAACCACGCACAAGCCGAACAATATCTCAAACAAGCCGCGCAAGCCGGCCACATCGCCGCACAAATCCTGCTGGCCGACCTCCTTGCCGCCCAACGCAAACCCGAAGCCTTAGAATGGTATCGTCGTGCCGCCGATAAGGAGCAGGCGGAAGCACAGGCCAAGCTGGCCCAATACGCCCTGACCGGCGAACTTTCCGAACGCGACCCATTCCAAGCGGCGCGCTATGCCAAAGCCGCCGCCGAGAAAAACCATTCCGAAGCACTGAAAATCATGGGCGACCTCTACCGCTACGGCCTCGGCATCAAAGCCGACAACCATATCGCACACGATTACTACCACCGTGCAGCCGCACTGGGTTCTGCCGCCGCAGCACAAAAACTCATCAGCGACGCCGCGCTGTACCATCCGCAACAATACGAACAAATCAAAACTACCGCCCTGCAACAACAACAAACCGAAACCACATACCGTTTGGCGGAAGCACAAGCCAATGCCATCGGCCGTCCCGCCGACTATAATGCCGCGCGCAAAAATTACATGGAAGCTGCCGAGTTCCACCATAAAAACGCGGCGGCAGCCTTAGGCCGCATCTACCATTACGGCCTCGGTACGGCGCAAGATCCTCGGGCGGCTGCACACTGGTACACCATCGCTGCCGAACAAAACCATCCTTCAGCACAATACCACCTCGCCTGTTTTTACTATCACGGACAAGGTGTCGGCTGTCATGTTCCGACCGCCTGCTACTGGCTGCAGGCCGCCATCAGCAACGGCCACACTTCGGCCGAATCATTAACATCCCTATTAGAACAGTGGCGCCGCGAAGCACATCATGCCATCGGACAAAAGGCCGTCTGA
- a CDS encoding integrase core domain-containing protein, whose translation MNMHKNTRLTPHHRQAIWLAYTQGKESVTSLARRYQVSRVTIYRALKAARGRLLKPQTSTNNRFKQAKYGMKRLSKVERGIQEKLKRQAKRYNKSYPGELVHLDTKRLPLLKGQKATDNRDYLFVAIDDFSRELYSAILPDKTADSAAKFLTGHLIDPCPYLIECVYSDNGTEYKGSANHAFGVACYENGIGQKFTRVARPQTNGKAERVIRTLMEMWHGKQLFDSPEHRRKELCRFVNFYNTVKPHRSLNGDTPFEVLQAYFSQPVV comes from the coding sequence ATGAACATGCACAAAAACACCCGTCTCACCCCGCACCACCGCCAAGCCATTTGGCTGGCCTACACGCAGGGGAAGGAAAGCGTAACCTCCCTGGCACGCCGCTACCAAGTCAGCCGCGTCACCATTTACCGCGCACTTAAAGCCGCAAGGGGCAGACTGCTCAAACCCCAAACCAGTACCAACAACCGTTTCAAACAGGCAAAGTACGGAATGAAACGCCTGTCCAAGGTAGAACGCGGCATTCAGGAAAAACTCAAAAGGCAGGCCAAACGCTACAATAAATCCTACCCCGGAGAGCTGGTACATCTCGATACCAAACGGCTGCCGCTGCTCAAAGGGCAGAAAGCCACCGATAATCGGGATTACCTGTTTGTCGCCATCGACGATTTCTCAAGGGAGCTATACTCCGCCATTTTGCCGGACAAAACTGCAGACAGTGCCGCCAAGTTTCTGACTGGACACCTGATTGATCCCTGTCCATACCTGATTGAGTGCGTTTACTCCGACAACGGTACGGAATATAAAGGCTCGGCCAACCATGCTTTCGGTGTAGCCTGTTATGAGAACGGGATTGGTCAAAAGTTTACCCGGGTTGCCCGTCCGCAGACCAACGGTAAGGCGGAACGGGTTATCCGCACCCTGATGGAGATGTGGCATGGGAAACAGTTGTTTGACAGTCCGGAACACCGGCGAAAGGAGTTGTGCCGCTTTGTTAATTTCTATAACACTGTGAAGCCGCACCGCAGTTTGAACGGCGATACGCCGTTTGAGGTCTTGCAGGCTTATTTTTCTCAACCTGTGGTGTAA
- a CDS encoding ComEA family DNA-binding protein yields the protein MKKFLFGAFAAVCAAFSLAAVNINTASSAELEALPGIGPAKAKSIVEYRQKNGAFKSVEELKNVKGIGDAVLNKLKAEATVSSAAPKAAQPAVKK from the coding sequence ATGAAGAAATTTTTATTTGGTGCATTTGCCGCCGTCTGTGCGGCGTTCTCTTTGGCTGCCGTGAACATCAATACCGCGTCTTCTGCCGAACTGGAGGCCTTGCCGGGTATCGGCCCGGCTAAGGCGAAATCGATTGTGGAATACCGTCAGAAGAACGGTGCGTTCAAATCGGTGGAGGAGCTGAAAAACGTGAAGGGCATCGGTGATGCGGTGCTGAACAAGTTGAAGGCGGAGGCGACGGTTTCTTCTGCCGCGCCTAAGGCCGCACAGCCTGCCGTGAAAAAATAA
- a CDS encoding type IV pilin protein: MYLNVFDGKRNRATVQRGYSLIQLLVVILVASILATVAFTAYRESVRSANLRAAHAALLENARFMEQFYTKKGSFKLTSTKWPELPVKEAGGFCIRMSGQAKGILEGKFTLKAVALDREAEPRVLRLNESLTAVVCEKMKGKGSCMDGEEIFRGNDAECRPFTG; this comes from the coding sequence ATGTACTTAAATGTATTTGATGGAAAACGGAATAGGGCAACTGTGCAGAGGGGCTACTCTTTGATACAGCTGTTGGTGGTGATATTGGTGGCTTCGATATTGGCGACGGTGGCATTTACGGCCTACCGGGAATCGGTCCGCTCGGCCAACCTGCGTGCGGCGCATGCCGCCCTGCTGGAAAATGCGCGCTTTATGGAGCAGTTCTATACGAAAAAGGGCAGCTTTAAGCTGACGTCGACGAAGTGGCCGGAGCTGCCGGTGAAGGAGGCGGGTGGTTTCTGCATCAGGATGAGCGGTCAGGCTAAGGGGATCTTGGAGGGGAAGTTTACCCTGAAGGCGGTGGCGTTGGACAGGGAGGCGGAGCCGAGGGTGTTGCGCTTGAACGAGTCGCTGACGGCGGTGGTGTGCGAGAAGATGAAGGGGAAGGGCAGCTGTATGGACGGCGAGGAGATATTTAGGGGCAATGATGCGGAGTGTCGGCCTTTTACGGGGTAG
- the uvrB gene encoding excinuclease ABC subunit UvrB, which yields MEVIQYPDSPFKLHQPFPPAGDQPTAIAGLLEGLSDGLAYQTLLGVTGSGKTYTMANVIAQSGRPAIIMAHNKTLAAQLYAEMREFFPENAVEYFVSYYDYYQPEAYVPSRDLFIEKDSAINEHIEQMRLSATKNLMTRDDVIIVATVSAIYGIGDPTEYQQMVLSVKEGDTIEQRDIIATLVSMQYERGDLDFKRGSFRVRGDVIDVYPAESSENALRISLFDDEIDRLDMFDPLSGSLHQRVGRYTVFPSSHYVTPRDTVLRACESIKEELRERIEFFAREQRPVEQQRIEQRTRFDLEMLYEMGFCKGIENYSRHFSGKKEGEPPPTLMDYLPDNAIMFIDESHVTVTQIGGMYKGDASRKQNLVDYGFRLPSARDNRPLKFHEFEKVMPQTVFVSATPAKYEEEHAGQVVEQVVRPTGLVDPQIIIRPVATQVDDLMSEINDRIQKGERVLVTTLTKRMAEQLTDYYSELGIKVRYLHSDIDTVERVEIIRDLRLGLFDVLVGINLLREGLDIPEVSLVAILDADKEGFLRSHRSLIQTIGRAARNVNGVAILYADKITDSMKAAIDETERRREKQIKFNEEHGIVPKQIKKQVKDIIDGVYHEEDGGKGRLKGKNKVKVGEIHNEEDAIKEIAKLEKAMQQAARDLQFEEAAVLRDRIRGIKEGLLFGA from the coding sequence ATGGAAGTCATCCAATACCCCGATTCCCCCTTCAAACTCCACCAGCCCTTCCCACCTGCCGGCGACCAGCCCACCGCCATTGCCGGCCTGCTCGAAGGACTTTCAGACGGCCTTGCCTACCAAACCCTGCTCGGCGTAACCGGTTCGGGAAAAACTTATACCATGGCGAATGTTATCGCCCAAAGCGGCCGACCCGCCATCATCATGGCGCACAACAAAACCCTTGCCGCCCAGCTCTATGCCGAAATGCGCGAGTTTTTCCCCGAAAACGCGGTGGAATATTTCGTCTCCTACTACGACTATTACCAACCCGAAGCCTATGTGCCCAGCCGCGATTTGTTCATCGAAAAAGACAGCGCAATCAACGAACACATCGAACAAATGCGCCTTTCCGCCACCAAAAACCTGATGACGCGCGACGACGTGATTATTGTCGCTACCGTGTCCGCCATTTACGGTATCGGCGACCCGACCGAGTATCAACAAATGGTGTTGTCCGTCAAAGAAGGCGACACCATCGAGCAGCGCGACATCATCGCCACGCTCGTTTCCATGCAGTACGAACGCGGCGATTTGGACTTCAAACGCGGCAGCTTCCGCGTGCGCGGCGACGTGATTGACGTGTACCCCGCCGAAAGCTCCGAAAACGCCTTGCGCATCAGCCTGTTTGATGACGAAATCGACCGCCTCGATATGTTCGACCCGCTTTCAGGCAGCCTGCACCAACGCGTCGGCCGCTACACCGTCTTCCCGTCCAGCCACTACGTTACCCCGCGCGACACCGTCTTGCGCGCCTGCGAATCCATCAAAGAAGAACTGCGCGAACGCATCGAATTTTTCGCCCGCGAACAACGCCCCGTCGAACAACAGCGCATCGAACAACGCACCCGCTTCGACCTCGAAATGCTCTACGAAATGGGCTTCTGCAAAGGCATCGAAAACTACTCCCGCCACTTCTCCGGCAAAAAAGAAGGCGAACCGCCGCCCACGCTGATGGACTACCTGCCCGACAACGCCATCATGTTCATCGACGAAAGCCACGTTACCGTTACCCAAATCGGCGGCATGTACAAAGGCGACGCATCGCGCAAGCAAAACCTCGTCGACTACGGCTTCCGCCTACCTTCCGCCCGCGACAACCGTCCGCTCAAATTCCACGAATTTGAAAAAGTCATGCCGCAAACCGTCTTCGTTTCCGCCACCCCCGCCAAATACGAAGAAGAACACGCCGGGCAAGTGGTCGAACAAGTCGTCCGCCCCACCGGGTTGGTCGACCCCCAAATCATCATCCGCCCCGTCGCCACCCAAGTCGATGATTTAATGAGTGAAATCAACGACCGCATCCAAAAAGGCGAACGCGTGCTCGTTACCACCCTCACCAAACGCATGGCGGAGCAACTCACCGACTATTACAGCGAACTCGGCATCAAAGTGCGTTACCTGCACAGCGACATCGATACCGTCGAGCGCGTTGAAATCATTAGAGATTTGCGGCTCGGCCTGTTTGACGTACTCGTCGGCATCAACCTCTTGCGCGAAGGCTTGGACATCCCCGAAGTCTCCCTCGTCGCCATCCTCGACGCCGACAAAGAAGGCTTCCTGCGCTCCCACCGCAGCCTGATTCAAACCATAGGCCGCGCCGCGCGTAACGTGAACGGCGTCGCCATTCTGTACGCCGACAAAATCACCGACTCCATGAAAGCCGCCATCGACGAAACCGAACGCCGCCGAGAAAAACAGATTAAATTCAATGAAGAACACGGCATCGTACCGAAACAAATTAAAAAACAGGTCAAAGACATCATCGACGGCGTGTACCACGAAGAAGACGGCGGCAAAGGTCGTCTGAAAGGCAAAAACAAAGTTAAAGTCGGCGAAATCCACAACGAAGAAGACGCAATTAAAGAAATCGCCAAACTGGAAAAAGCCATGCAGCAGGCGGCTAGGGATTTGCAGTTTGAAGAGGCGGCTGTTCTTCGTGATAGAATTCGGGGGATTAAGGAAGGGTTGTTGTTTGGGGCGTAA
- a CDS encoding HEPN domain-containing protein: MSNFDEVVSTYQKNKERVESLIQIYKNLGTEKKKGRKSVLHTDILRSSVVFLHASLEEVMRGLAIIIWPTKDAKFINDRVPLWSEKKKDRSDKFYLGELLNFEPDTTIREIIQDSVKQYIDSKFTINNVGQLKKEITDLEIFVNISDSEAQILEGFFQRRHSIVHHADKNNNIGGSGNHSTKTIKPKDVEKYITEVDKVIQALFCEMQKQA; the protein is encoded by the coding sequence ATGTCCAATTTTGATGAAGTTGTTAGTACATATCAAAAAAATAAAGAGAGAGTAGAATCACTAATTCAGATTTATAAAAATCTAGGAACAGAAAAGAAAAAGGGGAGAAAGTCTGTTTTACATACAGATATATTACGTTCTTCAGTTGTATTTTTGCATGCATCTCTAGAAGAAGTAATGCGGGGTTTAGCAATTATTATATGGCCCACGAAAGATGCTAAATTTATTAATGATAGAGTGCCGTTATGGTCAGAGAAAAAAAAAGATAGATCTGATAAATTTTATTTAGGGGAATTACTTAATTTTGAACCTGACACAACAATTAGGGAGATAATCCAAGACTCTGTCAAACAATATATAGATTCAAAATTCACAATTAATAATGTTGGTCAACTAAAAAAAGAAATAACAGATTTAGAAATTTTTGTGAATATTTCTGACTCAGAAGCTCAAATATTAGAAGGTTTTTTTCAAAGAAGACATTCTATTGTCCATCATGCAGATAAAAATAATAATATTGGAGGAAGTGGAAACCATAGTACAAAAACAATTAAACCTAAGGATGTTGAGAAGTATATAACAGAAGTAGATAAGGTAATTCAGGCGTTATTTTGCGAAATGCAAAAGCAAGCGTAG
- the xth gene encoding exodeoxyribonuclease III, translating into MKIATWNVNSLNVRLPQVQNWLADHQADILALQELKLDQDKFPAAALQMMGWHCVWSGQKTYNGVAIISRHAPQDVHCGLPTLPDDPQRRVIAATINGVRVINVYCVNGEALDSPKFQYKEQWFAALTEFVRAEMAVHPKLVLLGDFNIAPADADCYDPEKWHEKIHCSSIERQWFKNLLDLGLTDSLRKIHPEGAFYTWFDYRGAMFQRKLGLRIDHILTSPELAATLTDVTVDLETRAQERPSDHAPVIAEFDC; encoded by the coding sequence ATGAAAATCGCCACTTGGAACGTCAATTCCCTCAACGTCCGCCTGCCCCAAGTACAAAACTGGCTGGCCGACCACCAAGCCGACATACTCGCCTTACAAGAACTCAAGCTCGACCAAGACAAATTCCCAGCCGCCGCCCTGCAAATGATGGGCTGGCATTGCGTCTGGAGCGGCCAAAAAACCTACAACGGCGTCGCCATCATCAGCCGCCACGCACCGCAAGACGTACATTGCGGCCTCCCCACCCTACCCGACGACCCGCAACGCCGCGTCATCGCCGCCACCATCAACGGCGTGCGCGTCATCAACGTCTATTGCGTCAACGGCGAAGCCCTGGACAGCCCAAAATTCCAATACAAAGAACAATGGTTTGCCGCATTGACAGAGTTCGTCCGTGCCGAAATGGCCGTCCACCCCAAACTCGTCCTGCTCGGCGACTTCAACATCGCCCCGGCAGATGCCGACTGCTACGACCCCGAAAAATGGCACGAAAAAATCCATTGTTCCTCCATCGAAAGACAATGGTTTAAAAACCTGCTCGACCTCGGCCTGACCGACAGCCTGCGCAAAATCCACCCCGAAGGCGCGTTCTACACATGGTTCGACTACCGCGGCGCAATGTTCCAACGCAAACTCGGCCTGCGCATCGACCACATCCTCACCAGCCCCGAACTCGCCGCCACCCTTACCGACGTCACCGTCGACCTAGAAACCCGCGCCCAAGAACGCCCCAGTGACCATGCGCCGGTAATTGCAGAGTTTGACTGCTAA
- a CDS encoding ArsR/SmtB family transcription factor, producing MEIKRLSTILKLIANPERMAILFLLLDGDRSITELAQALDSSPTGIANHLARLRTEGIIDFTRYHRIIEYRLISEEATTILNTLRTLKDPAE from the coding sequence ATGGAAATCAAGCGTCTCTCTACCATTCTCAAACTGATTGCCAACCCCGAACGCATGGCCATCCTTTTTCTGCTGCTTGACGGCGACCGCAGCATTACCGAACTGGCACAGGCGCTCGACTCCTCCCCGACCGGCATCGCCAACCACCTCGCACGCCTGCGCACCGAAGGCATCATCGATTTCACGCGCTACCACCGCATCATCGAATACCGCCTCATCTCCGAAGAAGCCACCACCATCCTCAATACCCTGCGCACGCTCAAAGACCCAGCCGAATAA
- a CDS encoding extracellular solute-binding protein produces the protein MKTPALLSLLGLIPSAAFAAHGVGLGQPPKYPANFTAFEYVNPNAPKGGTFTTPFLGAFDTLNPFTLKGNHEYGISMLTLDTLTEQSMDEPYAVYGLIAEDIALAPDGLSVAFKINPKAKFHNGDPVLAKDVAASFNILTKDKAAAPMYHFYWSDVAKVETPNDRTVVFRFKQRNSELHMILGSLPVFSHKSYPKGLAAAPNSLPIGSGPYRFAKAENGRISEFVRDKNYWAQNLPVRKGRYNYDHIRIKYVKDEVVRIEGLKGGQYDFVQENVARNWARAYSDEVLKKRNLSKHEWVQNSTAGMQGFVINMRHKPLDNIYVRRALIESFDYESVNSRIFYGAYRRTDSFFTNSTMAATGKPDSAETALLKSLGTKLPDGVLDQDVPMPPVTDPKLGVRPNLLKARALLEKGGYQYKNGKAVDKQGKPLTFEFLAPSKNYERITAKWQRDLAKIGITMNVRTADSAVYQKRMNDFDFDVTTGYYGNSESPGNEQYDYFSCAAAKTEGSRNLSGVCHPAVEKLLTHFNSFTNRQELQTTSRALDRLIRHQYTIVPNWFADRYRVVYRNDVGIPSKLPKYYDPITFAMTAGWKKK, from the coding sequence ATGAAAACACCAGCCCTACTCTCTCTGCTCGGTCTGATTCCATCTGCCGCCTTTGCCGCCCACGGCGTAGGCCTTGGCCAACCACCCAAATATCCGGCCAACTTTACCGCTTTCGAATACGTCAATCCCAACGCTCCCAAAGGCGGCACATTTACCACGCCTTTCCTCGGTGCTTTTGACACGCTCAACCCCTTTACCCTCAAAGGCAACCACGAATACGGCATCAGCATGCTGACGCTCGACACCCTGACCGAGCAAAGCATGGACGAACCTTACGCCGTTTACGGCCTGATTGCCGAAGACATCGCCCTGGCGCCGGACGGCCTTTCCGTTGCCTTCAAAATCAACCCCAAAGCCAAATTCCACAACGGCGATCCCGTTTTGGCCAAAGACGTTGCCGCTTCATTTAACATCCTGACCAAAGACAAAGCCGCCGCCCCCATGTACCACTTCTACTGGAGCGACGTGGCCAAAGTAGAAACGCCCAACGACCGCACCGTCGTGTTCCGCTTCAAACAGCGCAATTCAGAATTGCACATGATTCTCGGCAGCCTGCCCGTCTTCTCGCATAAAAGCTATCCCAAAGGCCTGGCAGCCGCACCCAACAGCCTGCCCATCGGCTCCGGCCCCTACCGTTTTGCTAAAGCCGAAAACGGCCGCATCAGCGAGTTTGTCCGTGACAAAAACTACTGGGCGCAAAATCTGCCCGTGCGCAAAGGCCGCTACAACTACGACCACATCCGTATCAAATACGTCAAAGACGAAGTTGTCCGCATCGAAGGACTGAAAGGCGGCCAATATGACTTCGTACAAGAAAACGTCGCCCGCAACTGGGCGCGAGCCTACTCCGACGAAGTCCTCAAAAAACGCAATCTGTCCAAACACGAATGGGTACAAAACAGCACAGCCGGCATGCAAGGCTTTGTCATCAATATGCGCCACAAGCCCTTGGACAATATTTACGTCCGCCGCGCCTTGATTGAAAGCTTCGACTACGAAAGCGTCAACAGCCGCATCTTCTACGGCGCATACCGCCGCACCGACAGCTTCTTCACCAACAGCACCATGGCCGCAACCGGCAAGCCTGACAGCGCGGAAACCGCATTGCTCAAATCATTGGGCACCAAGCTGCCCGACGGCGTATTAGATCAAGACGTCCCTATGCCGCCGGTTACCGACCCCAAACTGGGCGTGCGCCCGAACCTGCTCAAAGCACGCGCCCTGCTTGAAAAAGGCGGCTATCAATACAAAAACGGCAAAGCAGTCGACAAACAAGGCAAACCGCTGACCTTTGAATTCCTTGCCCCAAGCAAAAACTACGAGCGCATTACCGCAAAATGGCAACGCGACCTCGCCAAAATCGGTATTACCATGAACGTGCGCACCGCCGATTCCGCTGTATACCAAAAACGCATGAACGACTTCGATTTTGACGTGACCACAGGCTACTACGGCAACAGCGAAAGCCCCGGCAACGAACAATACGACTACTTCAGCTGCGCCGCCGCCAAAACCGAAGGCAGCCGCAACCTATCCGGCGTCTGTCATCCCGCGGTTGAAAAACTGTTGACCCATTTCAACAGCTTTACCAACCGCCAAGAGCTGCAAACCACCTCGCGCGCGCTCGACCGACTGATCCGCCACCAATACACCATCGTTCCAAACTGGTTCGCCGACCGCTACCGCGTCGTGTACCGTAACGATGTCGGCATTCCGTCCAAGCTGCCGAAATACTACGACCCCATCACCTTCGCCATGACCGCAGGTTGGAAGAAAAAGTAG
- a CDS encoding YihY family inner membrane protein gives MPFSQWWQGFLKSKGVAFAWFVVRRFDEERVPQVAASMTFTTLLALVPVLTVMVVIASAFPVFDQWSGEFISFINRTIVPQGADMVFDYINAFRDKATNLTAIGSVMLVVTSLMLIRTIDNAFNRIWRVNSQRPWMMQFLVYWALLTFGPLSLGVGLSVIIGQVQVVGGSEWLRVITAVSFITVLLWGLYRFVPNRFVPASHALVGAAVTAFCLETARFLFTWYMGNFDGYKSIYGAFAAVPFFLLWLNLLWTLVLGGAVLTSSLSYWRGEAFRRSLDARGRFDDVLKILLLLDSAQQNGKALPVQEFRRHINMGFDELGELLEKLARHGYVYSGRQGWVLKMGAESIDLAELFKLFVYRPQTLNKDKVNQTVDHIMQPCLETLNMTLAEFSAHTKKQSS, from the coding sequence ATGCCGTTTTCGCAATGGTGGCAAGGTTTTTTAAAGAGTAAAGGCGTGGCGTTCGCTTGGTTTGTCGTGCGCCGTTTTGATGAGGAGCGCGTGCCGCAGGTGGCGGCAAGCATGACGTTTACAACACTTTTGGCTTTGGTGCCCGTGTTGACGGTGATGGTCGTCATCGCGTCGGCCTTCCCTGTTTTCGATCAATGGTCGGGGGAGTTTATCTCTTTTATCAACCGCACCATCGTACCGCAGGGCGCGGACATGGTGTTCGACTACATCAATGCGTTCCGCGATAAGGCCACCAATCTGACGGCGATCGGTAGTGTGATGTTGGTCGTCACCTCGCTGATGTTGATTCGGACGATAGACAATGCGTTCAACCGGATTTGGCGCGTCAATTCGCAACGGCCTTGGATGATGCAGTTTTTGGTGTATTGGGCGTTGCTGACGTTTGGGCCTTTGTCTTTGGGCGTGGGCCTGTCAGTCATAATCGGTCAGGTGCAAGTAGTGGGTGGCTCGGAATGGCTGAGGGTCATAACCGCGGTTTCATTTATTACGGTACTGCTGTGGGGCTTATACCGCTTTGTGCCCAACCGTTTCGTGCCTGCCAGCCATGCTTTGGTCGGCGCGGCCGTAACGGCGTTTTGCTTGGAAACGGCACGCTTTTTGTTCACTTGGTACATGGGCAACTTTGACGGCTACAAATCGATTTACGGCGCATTTGCCGCAGTACCGTTTTTCCTGTTGTGGCTCAACCTGTTGTGGACGCTGGTATTGGGCGGCGCGGTTTTGACCTCGTCCCTGTCCTATTGGCGCGGCGAAGCGTTCCGCCGCAGTCTGGATGCGCGCGGACGCTTTGACGATGTATTGAAAATCCTACTGCTGCTCGATTCTGCCCAACAAAACGGCAAGGCATTGCCGGTGCAGGAGTTCAGACGGCATATCAATATGGGCTTCGACGAATTGGGCGAGCTTTTAGAAAAACTGGCGCGACACGGTTATGTCTATTCCGGCCGTCAGGGCTGGGTCTTGAAAATGGGGGCGGAGTCCATCGACTTGGCGGAGCTGTTCAAACTCTTTGTCTACCGTCCGCAAACGCTTAATAAAGACAAGGTCAATCAAACGGTTGACCACATCATGCAGCCCTGTTTGGAAACCTTGAACATGACGCTGGCCGAGTTCAGCGCCCATACGAAAAAACAGTCCTCTTAA
- the wrbA gene encoding NAD(P)H:quinone oxidoreductase — protein sequence MNPNPLKILVLFYSQNGSTRNLARQIARGIESVDGCEAVLRTVPKVSTVCEAVEKGIPYEGAPYATADDLKNCAGLALGSPTRFGNMAAAMKYFIDGTIPLWLGAELVGKPATVFTSTSSLHGGQESTLLTMMLPLLHHGMVISGIPYTESALSNTQSGGTPYGASHVSGHDSKPALTAEENDIAFAQGKRLAELARKLAD from the coding sequence ATGAACCCAAATCCCCTGAAAATCCTCGTCCTCTTTTATTCCCAAAACGGCAGTACGCGCAACCTTGCCCGCCAAATCGCACGCGGTATCGAAAGCGTGGATGGTTGCGAAGCCGTGTTGCGAACCGTTCCCAAAGTTTCCACCGTTTGCGAAGCCGTTGAAAAAGGCATTCCCTACGAAGGCGCGCCATACGCGACTGCCGACGACCTCAAAAATTGCGCCGGCCTCGCGCTCGGCAGCCCGACACGTTTCGGCAATATGGCCGCCGCAATGAAATACTTTATCGACGGCACCATTCCCCTTTGGCTCGGTGCAGAACTCGTCGGCAAACCTGCCACCGTATTCACCAGCACATCTTCGCTGCACGGCGGCCAAGAAAGCACCCTGCTGACCATGATGCTGCCCCTGCTGCACCACGGCATGGTCATCAGCGGCATCCCATATACCGAGTCCGCGCTCAGCAATACCCAAAGCGGCGGCACGCCTTACGGCGCAAGCCATGTTTCCGGCCACGACAGCAAGCCGGCATTGACTGCCGAAGAAAACGATATTGCCTTTGCACAAGGTAAGCGTTTGGCAGAGTTGGCACGAAAATTGGCAGACTGA